From the genome of Candidatus Binatia bacterium:
TCCTCAACGTCTGGGCCACGTGGTGTCCCCCCTGCCGTGAGGAGATGCCCTCGATGGAACGCCTTTACCAGCGCCTGCGCGGCACCGATTTCGCCATGCTCGCAGTCAGCGAAGACGAGGGCGGCGCCGCCGTCGTGGGACAGTTCGTACAGGAAACCGGCATCACCTTTCCGGTGCTCCTCGACCCGGAGGGTTTGCTGCCACGCCGGTACGGCATCACCGGCTTTCCGGAGACCTTCGTCATCGATCGCAACGGGCTGGTAATCCGCCACGTGATCGGCCCCGAGGACTGGGACAGCGACGGCGTTTACGCGTATTTCCTCGACCTGCTGCGCCGGCCCGCCGAGGACAGCGGTGCGCCGCGGGCCGGCGGGGTGGGCGCGGGGTGACGCCGCTCCCGGCACGGGCGGCGCGGTGTCGCGGACTCGGGGCCGCGGCCATCGCGCTGCTCGCGGGGCTCCTCGCGGTGCCGGGCCGCGCCGCCGCCGAGGCACGGGAGACCTTTTCGCTCGACTACATCGTCGAGCTCTCGCAGGAGCGGCGCGGCATCGCCCGCGTGCGCTGGGAAGGCGCCGGCCTCGATGAAATCAACGCCTTCGTCCTGCGTTTCGCCCCGCAGCGCTTCACCCACATCCGCGCTTCGGGAACCCTCGAGACGCTGCCCGACGGCCGCGTGCGCTGGTCCCCAAAGGGACCCTATGGCCACCTCCAGTACGACGTTCGCATCGACCACCGCCGCGCCAGCGGCAAGGGCTACGACAGCTACGCGGCGCCCGACTGGGTGGTGACGCGCGCCCGCGCGCTCTTCCCCCGCATCCTCGTCGACTGGGACAAGCGCAACGGCGCCACCCCCGAGGGGCGCAGTCGCCTGCTGTTTCGGATGCCGCCGGGATGGCGCAGCGCGACCGCCATCGAGCCGATCGGGCCGGACACCTACCGGCCCGAAGAGCCCGGGAAAGTGCTCGACCGGCCGCGCGGCTGGTTCGCCCTCGGAAAGATAGACCTCAACCGCGAGGACATCTCCGGCACACTGCTGCAAGTCGCCCGGGCGCCCGGCTCCGCTCTGGCTCCGACCGCACTGTTCGAGTTCCTCGCGCCGACGCTTCCCCTGTTGCAGCGCCTGCTGGCGACCCGACCGGAGCGCCTCCTCGTGGTCAGCGCGCCGGACCCGATGTGGCGCGGCGGCATCAGCGGCATGCGCTCCGTCTACGTCCACGGCGATCGCCCCCTGCGCACGCCCGACAAGACCTCGCCGTACCTGCACGAGCTGTTTCACGTCATGCAACCCTTCAAGTGCGGCAACGACGCCGACTGGGTGGCCGAGGGACTCGCCGAGTATTACTCGCTCGAATTACAGCGGCGGACCGGCCTCGTCGACCAGGTCGCGTTCGAGCGCGGGCTGCGATCGTTTGCCCGCTACGGCCTGTGGAACGTCGACCTCACGCGGCAGCACGACAACGCCGCGACCAACAATAGCGCCCCCCTGGTAATGTACGCGCTCGACCAGCGCATCCAGCGCGCGACCGCCGGAAAACGCCGCCTCGACGACGTCGTTACGGCATTGTCGACGCAGGGCGGCACGATCGACTCGGCGCGCTTCGCGCAAACCGTCCGCACGGTCGCCGGCAAGAGCTTTCGCAGGTTCTTCCAACGGCACGTCGTCCGCGGCGAGCTACCCAATCTCGCTACCCCCTAGCACGGCAGGAAGCCGATGAATCACCCCTCCACCCTTTGCTGGCCCCGAAGGCCGAGCCTCGCTATGCTGTGGCCCTATTGATGGAGTCCCCCGGCGCACTGTTAGAAATCCTCGGCATCATCGTCCTCATTTTGGCCAACGGCTTCTTCTCCTCGGCTGAAATCGCCATCGTCGCGGTCCGCAAGAGCCGTCTGGGCCAACTGATCCAGGAGAAGTGGGCGGGGGCGACAACCCTCGCCGCCCTGAAAGAGGAACCCGGACGCTTTCTGGCGACGGTGCAGGTCGGCGTGACGGTGGTCGGCTCGATGGCCTCGGTCATCGGCGGTGCCGTCACGGTGACCTACCTCGAGCCAAGGCTCGCGCCCCTGTTCCCTGCCGCGCTCGCCCACTGGGTAGGCGTGATCGCACTGGGCATGACTGTCGCGGTGATTTCCTACTTCTCCCTGGTCCTCGGTGAGCTGGTGCCGAAGTCTTTCGCCCTGCGCCACAGCGAGCGCCTGGCGTGCCTGGCGGCCGGACCCATCCACGCGCTTTCGCGCCTGGCGGGGCCGCTGGTAACCGCCCTCACCGTGTCGACGGACGCAATTCTCTGGCTCTTCGGTCAGAGCGGTCGCGCCCAGGAAGCCTTCATCTCCGAAGAGGAGGTGAAGCACATGGTGCGCGAGGGCGCCGAGCACGGCATCTTCGACGAGGCCGAACGCGAACTCATCCACAGCGTTTTCGAGTTTGCCGATACCTCCGTGCGCGAGGTCATGGTGCCGCGTTCCGAGGTCCACGGCCTTGACGCCACCACACCGCCCGCAAAGATGCTGCGGACCCTGGTCGAGACCGGCTTTTCGCGCATGCCCGTGTTTCAGGGCGACCTCGACCACATCATCGGGATCGTCCACATCAAGGATCTCCTGCGCGCCGTCGAAAAGACCGAGCCGGTTCCCCTGGCAACCGTAATGCACCCGGCCTTCTTCGTGCCCGACTCGATGCAGATCAGCGACCTGCTGCGCGAGCTGCAGGCCCGGCGCACCCACATGGCGATCGTCGTCAACGAGTTCGGCACCGTCGTCGGCCTGCTGTCGATCGAGGACCTGCTGGAAGAGATCGTCGGCGAGATCCGGGACGAGTTCGATGTCGACGAAGAGCAGGCCGTGCAGGTGCTGCCCGACGGGTCGCTGCTGGTGCAGGGGTCCTACCCGCTTGCCGATCTCCGGGATCGTTACGGCGTGCCGCTCGAAGAGAGTCCGGACTACAGGACCACGGCCGGCTTCGTGCTCTCGCGGTTGAAGCGCTTTCCCAAGGGCGGCGAAGCGATCACCGAACAGGGCTTCAAGCTGACCGTCGTGGTGCTCGACGGCCGGCGGCTGCGCAAGATCCGCATCGAGGGCCCGTTCAAACGCCGCGACCTCGCCGCCGGCAACGCCGCGTAAGCGGGCCAGCGCCCCCTCCGGCACGGCGAGGCGCCAGCCCCGCCGAACGCGCCCGGAGGTCGCGTTCCACCGCCTGCGAAATCTTTGCGCGCCGCGAGGATTCTCGGAAGTGCTGGCTCAGAAGATATTCCCGACGCTGAAGTGGATCTCGCCGAAGGACTCGCCGGCGCGACGGTCGAGCTTGATGCCGTAGTCGAGGCTCAACGGGCCGACCGGGGTAATATACCGCAGGCCCATCCCGGCCGAGCGCCGGAAATTGTCGAAGTCGATCGCGCAGTTCTCGATCGGTTCGTCGTTCGCCGCTTCGCAATTCTGCAGGTACACCCCGCCGCCGTCGCTGAACACCGCACCGCCGAAGCCCCACAGCAACGGAAAGCGCAACTCGAGGTTGACGTTCGCCATCAGGTCGCCACCCAGCGGATCGTTGGCGTTGCCCACCGTTGGACCGATCGAGTTCTCGGCAAAGCCACGCACGGTCGCGCGCCCACCGAGAAAGAAACGCGACCGGATCGGCACCTGCGCCCCACCGTCGAACGCGTCACCGTAGCCGCCGCGCAATGCGTACACGAAGATGACGTCGTCGAAGACCGGAATGTACTGCGAATGCAACGCCTGCACCGTCGCAAACGGCACCGACGACCCCAGTTGCGCCGGCGCCAACCGCGTGGTCAGCGAATCGAAGAAGCCGCGGCGGGGCAGGAACGGATCGTCCCGGCTATCGTAAAGCGCGAACGGCCCCGGCCCGAAAGCCCACATCCATTCCGCATCGGCCGGATTGAACGCCAGCACCGGACGGGCAAGATCGAACGACCGGCTGCGCTCCGCCAGGTAATCCACCCCCAGGATCAGTCCGCGTGCGAATGGGCGCTCCACAGCCGGGACGAGTGCGTAGCGCTCGATGCTGAACTGGTCGACCGAACGGGTCGACCGGTTGGCCAGCAAAGTCGCTCGCGCCGTCCATTCGCTGCCGAACACCCGCGGAACCCGGTACCCGAGGGTGCCGATGTACTGGTCGGGAACGAAGCCGTGACTCGGGTCGATACTGAAATCGCCGCGCAGGCTGAGTCGCCGTCCGAGACCTTGCAGGTTGGAGGTGGCGATCTCGCCGAACACCCGCAGGCCGTCGCGCGTATTGTAGCCGCCACCCCAGAGCAAATTGCCCGGCGGACGTTCTGTCACCGCGATCCCCACGTCGCGTACTCCCGGGGCGGGGCCCGAGTCGAGTGGCCGCACGTTCACGCTACGGAACAGCCCCAGCCGATAAAGCCGCGCCTGACCCTCGAGCAACGCCGCCTCGTTGAGCGGCCGATCGACGACCACCTGCGCCTGACGCTCGATGAGACTCCAGCGCGTATCCACGGCGTTCTGCACGACCACGGCGCCGACGCGGATGCGTTCGCCCGGCGTCGCCGTCAGTCGGATCGTCCCCGCCAGAGCGTCGCCGTCGCGCGCAGTGACGATCTCCGCGTCTACCGTGGCACTCTCGTAACCGCGATCCACCAACCGCCGTTGCAACGCGACCCGGTCGGCCTCCACCGCATCGGTGCTGAC
Proteins encoded in this window:
- a CDS encoding TlpA family protein disulfide reductase, producing MTARPAAVVAPLAVLLIALLVGLWFYRAQSATRAGFPAPVFALQDLSGKTHRLSDLRGKIVFLNVWATWCPPCREEMPSMERLYQRLRGTDFAMLAVSEDEGGAAVVGQFVQETGITFPVLLDPEGLLPRRYGITGFPETFVIDRNGLVIRHVIGPEDWDSDGVYAYFLDLLRRPAEDSGAPRAGGVGAG
- a CDS encoding hemolysin family protein codes for the protein MESPGALLEILGIIVLILANGFFSSAEIAIVAVRKSRLGQLIQEKWAGATTLAALKEEPGRFLATVQVGVTVVGSMASVIGGAVTVTYLEPRLAPLFPAALAHWVGVIALGMTVAVISYFSLVLGELVPKSFALRHSERLACLAAGPIHALSRLAGPLVTALTVSTDAILWLFGQSGRAQEAFISEEEVKHMVREGAEHGIFDEAERELIHSVFEFADTSVREVMVPRSEVHGLDATTPPAKMLRTLVETGFSRMPVFQGDLDHIIGIVHIKDLLRAVEKTEPVPLATVMHPAFFVPDSMQISDLLRELQARRTHMAIVVNEFGTVVGLLSIEDLLEEIVGEIRDEFDVDEEQAVQVLPDGSLLVQGSYPLADLRDRYGVPLEESPDYRTTAGFVLSRLKRFPKGGEAITEQGFKLTVVVLDGRRLRKIRIEGPFKRRDLAAGNAA
- a CDS encoding BamA/TamA family outer membrane protein, whose translation is MRPDASRLIGLVLLPIVLGLRAAPACGDGEPAAALPVRAIEIRCAAPIDVAGLRGMLPFRPGEPLAADALTRARTLLDETGIFTDIDLEAEPREDGVAVTIALVRRPVINLLWIRGNETLSQSRLFRLIRVRENALLNETLLDESAERVRRAYRHEGFESVRVEAEVNDRSPGEVDVIFRIDEGEPTLIVGIAVDGEAALPLPRAEVRKAIGLEVGDRHTRDGDRAAVKNLIQLFRRYDYYEVSVRSRWEPGVAATGTLHLRIDPGPLLTVGFTGNTHFKAATLLGLMDFKTRAIVTDGTWRELARRIRRHYLEAGFYFVQVDLAIDRGDPKAIRFAIREGERYRVAAVRFEGKSGLSAGQLRSQMATGSRGIRLWHTPVLLDDVLDDDVKRLRSFYRQHGYLNAEIVDKRFSFDAAAGTVEVTLIVEAGPQTIVREIVPVDFEPEGGALPAFRSRIGRPVSTDAVEADRVALQRRLVDRGYESATVDAEIVTARDGDALAGTIRLTATPGERIRVGAVVVQNAVDTRWSLIERQAQVVVDRPLNEAALLEGQARLYRLGLFRSVNVRPLDSGPAPGVRDVGIAVTERPPGNLLWGGGYNTRDGLRVFGEIATSNLQGLGRRLSLRGDFSIDPSHGFVPDQYIGTLGYRVPRVFGSEWTARATLLANRSTRSVDQFSIERYALVPAVERPFARGLILGVDYLAERSRSFDLARPVLAFNPADAEWMWAFGPGPFALYDSRDDPFLPRRGFFDSLTTRLAPAQLGSSVPFATVQALHSQYIPVFDDVIFVYALRGGYGDAFDGGAQVPIRSRFFLGGRATVRGFAENSIGPTVGNANDPLGGDLMANVNLELRFPLLWGFGGAVFSDGGGVYLQNCEAANDEPIENCAIDFDNFRRSAGMGLRYITPVGPLSLDYGIKLDRRAGESFGEIHFSVGNIF